One genomic region from Bacillus sp. SLBN-46 encodes:
- a CDS encoding DegV family protein: MSKIKIVTDSTLDITQEMAKKLGIIVVPLSVTINDETYLDRVDIEPAEFIDKMRKAKELPKSSQPAAGVFLEVYDELGKEGYEVLSIHMTGKMSGTVRSAESAAQMTDTKVTVVDSKFISTALAFQVKEAAIMAEQGKEMNEILSRLETIQEHTKLYIMVDTLENLVKGGRIGKGKAFIGSLLNIKPIASLEGAEYTPVTKVRSHSQVVKFLAKQFAEDVKGKTIRGVGLVHSGAHELAVKVKESIFDLTGFQDVQIDYTGPTISTHTGPGTIALMYYFE, from the coding sequence ATGAGTAAAATTAAAATTGTAACCGATTCAACATTAGATATCACACAAGAAATGGCAAAGAAACTAGGTATTATTGTTGTACCTTTATCCGTTACGATAAATGATGAAACCTATTTAGACCGGGTGGATATAGAGCCGGCTGAATTTATTGATAAGATGAGGAAGGCAAAAGAATTACCTAAAAGTTCCCAACCTGCCGCTGGTGTTTTTCTAGAGGTTTACGACGAGCTTGGGAAGGAAGGGTATGAAGTATTATCCATACATATGACAGGGAAAATGAGCGGTACAGTGCGGTCAGCTGAAAGTGCAGCACAAATGACAGATACCAAGGTAACGGTAGTCGATTCAAAGTTTATTTCTACCGCTCTAGCTTTTCAAGTAAAGGAAGCTGCTATTATGGCAGAGCAAGGGAAAGAAATGAATGAAATCTTATCCCGATTAGAAACAATCCAAGAACATACCAAACTATATATCATGGTGGATACGTTAGAAAACCTAGTTAAGGGTGGTAGAATCGGAAAAGGAAAGGCATTCATTGGCTCACTATTAAATATCAAACCGATTGCGTCACTTGAAGGGGCAGAATATACTCCGGTTACGAAGGTTCGCAGCCATTCTCAGGTCGTTAAATTTTTGGCCAAACAGTTTGCGGAAGATGTGAAGGGGAAAACGATTCGTGGTGTCGGTCTAGTCCATTCTGGTGCCCATGAACTTGCAGTAAAAGTAAAAGAGAGCATCTTCGATTTAACTGGATTCCAGGATGTTCAAATTGATTATACTGGTCCAACTATTAGTACACACACCGGTCCTGGTACAATAGCACTAATGTATTATTTTGAATAG
- a CDS encoding MBL fold metallo-hydrolase has protein sequence MERIGPIMILEGPNYSKVPFSRSLYIDCPEKVLIDSGADANQLLELDREYGVELIINTHYHPDHTLHNHLFRDATKLINPIEYETSLTIEGVASVNGVFQEWGKEGVEQWKKTLPQEWVKNLGEISGTYEYETTYLFGDVKVQFLHTPGHTMGLSCPYFPELGVVFAGDYDMTSFGPWYNGSDGNIEDFIASGKRLLSLDADTYITGHQKGIFNKKEFHQAMETFLAIIDKRDQVIDQYIKQGMNFEELTNIGIFYPKKMLQNSILKTWERGGIRKHLHRLGYTVVESSLELVSKK, from the coding sequence ATGGAGCGAATTGGTCCGATTATGATACTGGAAGGTCCAAATTATAGCAAAGTTCCTTTTTCAAGAAGTCTTTATATAGATTGTCCTGAAAAAGTGTTAATCGATAGTGGGGCCGATGCCAATCAACTGTTAGAACTTGATAGGGAATATGGTGTGGAGCTAATCATTAACACCCACTACCACCCTGACCATACTCTCCATAATCATTTGTTTAGGGATGCAACCAAACTAATTAATCCCATTGAGTACGAGACCTCATTAACGATTGAGGGTGTAGCAAGTGTCAATGGAGTTTTTCAGGAATGGGGCAAGGAAGGCGTTGAGCAGTGGAAAAAGACACTTCCACAGGAATGGGTTAAAAACCTTGGCGAGATTTCAGGAACCTATGAATATGAAACAACCTATTTATTTGGAGACGTAAAAGTACAATTTCTACATACCCCTGGGCATACGATGGGTTTATCTTGCCCTTATTTTCCTGAATTGGGTGTGGTGTTCGCTGGGGATTATGACATGACGTCTTTTGGTCCGTGGTATAACGGCAGTGATGGAAATATTGAGGATTTCATTGCCTCTGGTAAACGATTACTTTCCCTTGATGCCGATACGTATATTACTGGGCATCAGAAAGGTATTTTCAACAAAAAAGAGTTTCATCAAGCTATGGAAACATTCCTTGCCATCATCGACAAAAGAGACCAGGTAATTGATCAATATATAAAACAGGGCATGAACTTTGAGGAACTGACAAATATCGGTATCTTTTATCCAAAGAAAATGCTGCAAAACTCGATCCTTAAAACCTGGGAACGCGGAGGAATTCGAAAACATCTGCACCGCCTAGGCTATACAGTTGTGGAGTCTTCTCTCGAGTTAGTCAGTAAAAAATAA
- a CDS encoding spore germination protein — MFKRKSKNNQSDEFKKHSFDVDELKEQLNNELGACSDINFRTLKKDGKKILVSFLSSLIDKTSLDEFILLAIQQQKDSMDWTTENLAQILPIAELQAANQLKEVVSSLIEGYAYIYIDGEPFGILANVGTTVERSLEKAETESLVYGPKISFTESLIGNLNIIRSNLKDSELCMEDITIGSRVKTPGKIVYIRDIADEENINTFKQRINDLEFDYIPDTTVLGQLIEDNSWTVFPQIMSSELPDRVSLSLMRGKVAVLMDRSPAAIYGPTPFLSFFESTEDVYMRWNMGLFLRMLRIVAIFLSVLLTPAYVAVLTYHYEVIPSALLVSLGQSRANVPFPPVFEALLLEFVIELLREAGARLPTKVGQTMGIVGGIVIGQAAVQAGFTSNILIIIIALSALGSFTSPSYIMGTAIRMIRFPIILIAGIWGGIGIMLSFCFFLIHLLKLTSLGSPYFMPVYPFRWRDLGYSIIKFPVQYLPFRPVSNHPVDGSRFKEKKAIKKKDVDE, encoded by the coding sequence ATGTTTAAGCGAAAATCCAAAAATAATCAGTCCGATGAATTTAAAAAGCATAGTTTTGATGTTGATGAATTGAAAGAGCAGTTAAACAATGAACTGGGAGCATGTTCAGATATTAACTTTCGAACCTTAAAAAAAGATGGTAAAAAAATTCTTGTTTCTTTCCTTAGTAGCCTGATTGATAAAACCAGTCTAGACGAATTTATTTTATTAGCTATTCAACAGCAAAAAGATTCAATGGATTGGACTACAGAAAATCTGGCACAGATTTTACCAATTGCTGAACTGCAAGCAGCCAATCAATTAAAGGAGGTCGTTTCTTCTTTAATTGAAGGTTATGCCTATATATATATTGATGGTGAGCCGTTCGGAATCCTCGCGAATGTCGGTACAACAGTAGAGAGATCTTTAGAAAAAGCGGAAACAGAATCGTTAGTCTATGGCCCAAAGATTTCTTTTACAGAGTCGCTAATAGGAAATTTAAATATCATTAGAAGTAACCTTAAGGACTCCGAGTTGTGTATGGAGGATATAACCATTGGAAGCAGGGTAAAAACACCTGGAAAGATTGTTTATATAAGAGATATCGCAGATGAAGAAAATATAAATACCTTCAAACAAAGAATTAATGACTTAGAGTTTGATTATATTCCAGATACCACCGTATTAGGGCAGTTGATTGAGGATAATAGTTGGACTGTATTTCCACAAATTATGTCCTCGGAGCTTCCAGACCGCGTATCCCTTTCATTAATGAGAGGGAAGGTAGCGGTCTTAATGGACAGGTCACCTGCGGCGATATATGGACCAACCCCATTTTTAAGCTTTTTTGAATCCACTGAAGACGTTTATATGCGCTGGAACATGGGGCTATTTTTAAGAATGCTGCGAATTGTTGCGATTTTTTTATCTGTGTTATTAACACCAGCATATGTAGCGGTTTTGACCTATCATTATGAGGTTATTCCATCTGCTTTGCTTGTTTCATTAGGGCAATCCAGAGCGAATGTTCCGTTTCCTCCTGTATTTGAAGCTTTGCTATTAGAATTTGTTATTGAACTCTTAAGAGAAGCTGGTGCTAGACTACCAACAAAAGTGGGTCAAACCATGGGTATCGTTGGTGGTATAGTCATCGGACAGGCTGCTGTTCAGGCGGGGTTTACGAGTAATATATTAATTATTATTATTGCCCTCAGTGCACTTGGGTCTTTTACTTCTCCAAGTTATATCATGGGTACCGCGATTCGAATGATTCGGTTCCCCATTATTCTGATAGCGGGTATATGGGGTGGTATTGGTATCATGCTGTCATTTTGCTTTTTTCTTATTCATTTGCTGAAACTGACTTCCTTAGGGAGTCCATATTTTATGCCAGTCTACCCGTTTCGTTGGAGGGACTTAGGATACAGTATCATTAAATTTCCCGTTCAATACTTGCCATTTAGGCCAGTATCCAATCATCCGGTAGATGGTAGTCGATTTAAAGAGAAAAAAGCAATAAAAAAGAAGGATGTAGATGAATAG
- a CDS encoding GerAB/ArcD/ProY family transporter has product MKVNLHPKEGLLFEAFLVMFIVHAIQTGVGIVGLPRVVYMEAKHDAWLAVLLGGIFTAFVLVMMVHMLGKYDSADLYGIHVDVFGKWIGHALSIFYMLYLSLSFFIILMNYIEIIQVWIFPDLPTWQISLVLILLTIYAVTGGVRIIVGVAFLSVLGTFWLNFFITVPIRYSDFKHLLPIININMMQLVKGMYKTTLSLMGFELIMFFYPYVKDKKKVMLYTQIGNLYTTAIFTLITLVCIAFFSENGLARTIWPVLSMFKIVKLPNLERFEFIAVSFWMLIILPNMCGYLWAASKGLKRIFQLKQKKGIWIIGLLVWIGTFFIKARYQMNVVTDYTAKLGFVAAFCYPILLSVIVSVKKWLQRRKNSNAEV; this is encoded by the coding sequence ATGAAAGTGAATTTACATCCGAAAGAGGGACTGTTATTTGAAGCATTTCTTGTCATGTTTATTGTCCATGCCATCCAAACGGGAGTAGGTATAGTAGGACTTCCTAGAGTTGTTTATATGGAAGCAAAACATGATGCATGGCTCGCTGTCCTTCTCGGGGGGATTTTTACTGCATTTGTATTGGTCATGATGGTACATATGCTTGGTAAATATGACAGTGCCGATTTGTATGGTATCCATGTTGATGTTTTTGGTAAATGGATAGGTCATGCATTAAGTATTTTCTATATGCTGTATTTAAGCCTTAGTTTTTTTATTATCCTTATGAATTATATTGAAATTATCCAAGTTTGGATTTTTCCAGACCTACCCACCTGGCAAATTTCTTTAGTTTTAATCCTTCTGACTATTTATGCTGTAACTGGTGGTGTTCGTATAATTGTAGGAGTGGCCTTCCTATCCGTATTGGGGACCTTTTGGCTAAACTTTTTCATCACTGTACCTATTAGGTATTCCGATTTTAAACATCTTCTTCCCATAATAAACATTAATATGATGCAGCTAGTGAAGGGAATGTACAAAACCACACTCTCGCTCATGGGGTTTGAATTAATTATGTTTTTTTATCCTTATGTAAAAGACAAAAAGAAAGTCATGCTGTACACACAGATAGGAAATCTTTATACCACTGCCATATTTACTTTGATTACGTTAGTCTGTATTGCCTTTTTTTCAGAAAATGGATTAGCACGAACCATTTGGCCAGTATTATCGATGTTCAAGATTGTGAAACTGCCTAACTTAGAACGATTTGAATTTATTGCTGTTTCCTTCTGGATGTTAATTATTTTACCTAACATGTGCGGTTATTTATGGGCCGCATCTAAAGGCCTTAAACGAATCTTTCAATTGAAACAGAAAAAAGGGATTTGGATTATTGGACTTTTAGTATGGATAGGAACCTTTTTTATTAAAGCTCGATACCAAATGAATGTAGTAACTGATTACACGGCTAAGCTTGGATTCGTTGCAGCGTTCTGTTATCCAATACTCCTTTCAGTGATTGTTTCTGTGAAAAAGTGGCTTCAAAGGAGGAAGAACTCGAATGCAGAAGTGTAG
- a CDS encoding Ger(x)C family spore germination protein produces MQKCSRSKLLLLLACCMTIMTGCVEQKPLEKLGLITTAGYDLVGKDQIKGIVVVQKFDPMAQSATKVISAISKTSKGLRQAENLKSNQKLVSGQLRSVVYSRELAERGIIQLVDTLNRDAAIGNMVYLTIADQTAEEIMKIDYSKTNINLGTYIYNLIKQNVEGEQIISPTLQEFNHNYYDIGKDPVLPILKLQGGDVVISGVGLFREDRLVDELKQSQLFFLKILVDKYKAGTLELGFKKEELQDIILKGLVQTPLYNKIYLTIDNIRSKSKIKLIDKQNLKFKVEIKLDSRLLEMTEPLDLAKPTTVKLLEKKLNRAMEKQVEDLLYHLRELDIDPIGFGNEYEIHYRGQQISKEKWRELYKKAEFDVQVKNRIEKTGIID; encoded by the coding sequence ATGCAGAAGTGTAGCAGAAGTAAATTACTTTTATTACTAGCTTGTTGCATGACTATCATGACAGGATGTGTGGAACAAAAGCCACTTGAAAAGTTGGGTCTTATTACTACTGCCGGATACGATTTAGTAGGCAAGGATCAAATTAAAGGAATTGTAGTCGTACAAAAGTTTGATCCCATGGCACAATCAGCAACAAAGGTTATAAGTGCGATTTCGAAAACAAGCAAAGGATTAAGGCAAGCAGAAAATCTAAAATCAAACCAAAAACTGGTCTCAGGACAGCTTCGGTCAGTTGTTTATAGTAGAGAACTTGCTGAAAGAGGAATTATACAATTAGTTGATACGTTAAACCGTGATGCTGCTATTGGCAATATGGTATATTTAACAATTGCAGACCAAACAGCTGAGGAGATTATGAAAATTGACTATAGTAAAACAAATATTAACCTTGGCACATACATCTATAATTTAATCAAACAGAATGTCGAGGGAGAGCAAATTATCTCACCCACCTTACAAGAATTTAATCATAATTACTATGATATTGGTAAAGATCCCGTTCTTCCCATCTTAAAATTGCAAGGTGGGGACGTGGTTATTTCAGGCGTCGGACTATTCAGAGAGGATCGATTGGTTGATGAGCTGAAGCAATCGCAGCTATTCTTTTTGAAGATTTTAGTTGATAAATACAAAGCCGGAACACTGGAATTAGGCTTCAAAAAAGAGGAACTTCAAGATATTATACTAAAAGGTTTAGTACAAACCCCCTTGTATAATAAAATCTACCTCACCATTGATAATATAAGGAGCAAGTCTAAAATAAAATTGATTGACAAGCAGAACCTCAAATTCAAAGTGGAAATAAAATTAGATTCAAGGTTATTAGAGATGACAGAGCCACTAGATTTGGCGAAACCAACTACGGTAAAGCTACTAGAGAAAAAACTAAACAGAGCAATGGAAAAGCAAGTAGAGGATCTACTCTATCATCTAAGGGAACTAGATATTGATCCTATAGGTTTTGGGAATGAGTATGAAATACATTACAGAGGCCAGCAAATATCCAAAGAGAAATGGAGAGAACTATATAAAAAGGCTGAGTTTGATGTACAAGTAAAGAATAGGATTGAGAAAACAGGTATAATAGATTGA
- a CDS encoding SCO family protein, whose product MKNRYLLYFLIVGMLLLAGCGKKEIENAVNWPIKDFRATSQEHKTVGLKDLKGKVWISDFIFTSCADVCPPMTANMAKLQKMVKDKGLENVEFVSFSVDPSVDSPEALKNYATQFGADLKNWTLLTGYSQEFIEEFALKNYKALVKKPEEGNQVIHGTSIYLVDQKGNIKKSYNGYKNVPFEEIISDIKSLQ is encoded by the coding sequence ATGAAGAATCGGTATTTGTTGTATTTTTTGATCGTTGGTATGCTTTTATTAGCCGGATGTGGAAAAAAAGAAATAGAAAATGCCGTTAATTGGCCTATTAAAGATTTTAGAGCGACTAGTCAGGAGCATAAGACGGTTGGATTAAAAGATTTAAAAGGTAAGGTTTGGATTTCAGATTTTATTTTTACAAGCTGTGCCGATGTCTGCCCGCCAATGACTGCTAATATGGCTAAATTACAAAAAATGGTAAAAGACAAAGGATTAGAAAACGTAGAGTTTGTTTCCTTCAGTGTCGATCCTTCAGTGGATAGTCCAGAAGCATTAAAGAACTATGCTACACAGTTCGGTGCCGATCTTAAAAACTGGACGCTACTAACGGGTTATTCTCAAGAGTTTATTGAAGAATTTGCTTTGAAGAACTATAAGGCTCTTGTAAAAAAACCGGAAGAAGGAAATCAAGTGATTCATGGAACCTCTATCTATTTGGTCGACCAAAAAGGGAATATTAAAAAGTCCTATAATGGCTACAAGAATGTCCCGTTTGAAGAAATAATTTCTGATATAAAATCGTTACAATAG
- a CDS encoding SGNH/GDSL hydrolase family protein, translating into MKKFFTALILSILFLSSCSQSNPLEFHQEKKVAAQVFEQIPADFYPRKLTIVSVGDSLTKGIGDSTGKGGYLPYLESMLEKEKGIQEVDFYNFGVKGNRTTQLLKRLQSPEMKLAIKKADLVILTIGGNDIMKVVKDHFSNLQVSDFMKERENYKDHLTQIMEAIAQENPDASIVLVGLYNPFAKWFSDIKEMDQIVADWNQTGQMVIANYPRAYFVPIEDVFLNAAEDLFYTDNFHPNNKGYELIAQRLNQTLGESVLPDLERNSYTVSTEEN; encoded by the coding sequence ATGAAAAAGTTTTTCACCGCTCTAATTCTCTCGATATTATTTTTAAGTTCATGTAGTCAATCTAACCCTTTAGAATTTCATCAAGAAAAGAAGGTAGCAGCACAGGTTTTTGAACAAATTCCTGCTGATTTTTATCCGCGTAAACTAACGATTGTTTCAGTAGGTGATTCCTTAACGAAAGGCATTGGGGATAGTACTGGTAAAGGTGGATACTTACCATATTTAGAGTCAATGCTAGAAAAAGAAAAAGGGATTCAAGAAGTTGATTTTTATAATTTTGGTGTAAAGGGTAATCGAACCACTCAACTTTTAAAAAGACTACAATCGCCGGAAATGAAATTAGCAATAAAGAAGGCTGATTTAGTCATTCTGACAATTGGCGGCAATGATATTATGAAAGTTGTAAAGGATCATTTCTCTAATCTTCAGGTTTCTGACTTTATGAAGGAAAGAGAAAATTATAAAGACCATTTAACTCAAATAATGGAGGCTATTGCACAAGAAAATCCGGATGCATCTATCGTTTTAGTTGGCCTATATAATCCATTCGCCAAATGGTTTTCAGATATTAAAGAGATGGATCAAATTGTTGCCGATTGGAACCAAACTGGTCAAATGGTTATTGCCAATTATCCTCGTGCATATTTTGTCCCAATTGAGGATGTGTTCTTAAATGCAGCCGAAGACCTTTTCTATACAGATAATTTCCATCCAAATAACAAAGGATATGAACTGATTGCACAAAGGTTGAATCAGACACTAGGAGAAAGTGTATTACCTGATCTGGAGAGGAACTCTTATACAGTCAGTACAGAGGAGAATTAG
- a CDS encoding YpmS family protein, with the protein MKNKWKIGFLLLLGLNLLIAIIMLSLIMMPTSNKERSKQKDLKEDHVSFHVKSNKNDLNRLINHYLKEEAADSPIEYQVVLGDEVELYGTIPFFSEELNMKLTFVPEALKNGDLVLKQKSMAIGRLHLPIAYVLSFISDNYKLPRGVDIRPDDHLVYVHMQQLKLKSDLKIKADKFDLKKDDIAFTILVPVK; encoded by the coding sequence ATGAAAAACAAGTGGAAGATTGGGTTCCTTCTCTTGTTAGGACTCAACTTATTAATCGCTATTATTATGTTATCTTTAATAATGATGCCAACGAGTAATAAGGAAAGAAGCAAACAAAAAGATTTAAAGGAGGATCATGTATCCTTCCATGTAAAATCAAATAAGAATGATCTTAATCGGTTAATCAATCATTACTTGAAGGAAGAAGCTGCTGATTCACCAATAGAGTACCAAGTCGTACTCGGGGATGAAGTCGAACTATATGGAACAATACCGTTTTTTAGTGAAGAATTAAATATGAAACTTACTTTTGTACCTGAAGCGTTAAAAAATGGCGATTTAGTTCTTAAACAAAAATCAATGGCGATTGGCCGATTACATTTACCAATTGCTTACGTATTATCATTCATTAGTGACAATTACAAGCTCCCAAGGGGAGTGGATATTCGTCCGGATGATCACTTGGTTTACGTTCATATGCAACAATTAAAGTTGAAAAGTGATTTGAAGATTAAAGCGGATAAGTTTGACCTAAAGAAAGATGATATCGCATTTACCATATTAGTTCCGGTGAAATAA
- a CDS encoding DUF4397 domain-containing protein codes for MSEKRTYTDYLQRAAMYDLLAQHYKYSLPNLHMHYYGKHLKYMNKALQFMRTPPPLSQTEAKIRILHASPDAPNVDIYINGKRVIRDLSFKQVSNELSLKAGKYHIDIYPAGNMVDSVLNKKITVEPGKSYTLTAIDSVKKLRLLVFQNEPSTPLNEAKVRFIHLSPDAPPLDIAVKDRDVIFPKVSYKQATEYLGLTPMTVDLEVREAGSKEVVLSLPSVSFKPNESYTIIFLGLVKEKPEIHYISVKD; via the coding sequence ATGTCTGAAAAAAGAACTTATACCGATTATCTACAAAGAGCGGCAATGTATGATTTGTTGGCACAACACTATAAATATTCACTCCCAAACCTGCACATGCACTATTATGGCAAACATCTAAAATACATGAATAAAGCTTTGCAATTTATGCGGACTCCTCCCCCTCTATCTCAAACTGAGGCGAAAATACGCATCCTTCATGCTTCTCCTGACGCACCCAATGTAGATATTTATATTAACGGGAAGCGAGTAATCAGAGACTTATCATTTAAACAGGTAAGTAATGAACTATCTTTAAAGGCAGGGAAATATCATATTGATATTTATCCAGCAGGGAACATGGTAGATAGTGTTTTAAATAAAAAAATAACAGTAGAGCCAGGAAAGTCCTATACATTAACGGCTATAGACTCTGTAAAAAAATTACGCCTGCTAGTATTTCAAAATGAGCCTTCCACACCATTAAATGAAGCAAAGGTGCGCTTTATCCATTTATCACCAGATGCTCCCCCATTAGATATTGCCGTAAAAGACCGAGATGTGATCTTCCCTAAAGTCTCTTATAAACAAGCAACAGAATATTTAGGCTTAACTCCCATGACAGTTGATCTTGAAGTAAGGGAGGCGGGCAGTAAAGAAGTGGTTCTTTCTTTGCCAAGTGTCTCTTTTAAACCCAATGAAAGCTACACCATTATTTTTCTAGGGTTAGTCAAAGAGAAACCTGAAATCCATTATATTAGCGTGAAGGATTAA
- the rsgA gene encoding ribosome small subunit-dependent GTPase A, producing MNLVTMGLTDKVINDFDHVKTSEELVLGRVALEHKHLYRVWTEQGELLCEVSGKFSFQAQNREDFPAVGDWVCLKPRYAEEKGTIMAVLPRKSKFSRKSAGDTAEEQIVATNVDTVFLVNSLNENLNLRRIERYLLLSWESGATPVIVLSKADLCSDIHGKLNEVEAIALGAVPVIPISSETSLGLASLEPYLKPGKTIALLGSSGVGKSTLTNRLLGKEKQLVQEIRLGDDKGRHTTTHREMILLPNGCVLIDTPGMRELQLWESSEGLSETFSEIEKLAGQCRFRDCQHKDEPGCAVVRAIEDGDVSIERLTSYNKLQKELAYIERRTDKRAQAEVRKQWKNINKQIKQRKSR from the coding sequence ATGAATTTAGTCACAATGGGATTAACAGATAAAGTAATCAATGATTTTGATCATGTTAAAACAAGTGAAGAATTAGTTCTGGGGCGTGTCGCACTTGAGCATAAGCACTTGTATCGAGTATGGACGGAGCAAGGTGAGTTGCTTTGTGAAGTATCGGGTAAATTTAGCTTTCAAGCTCAGAACCGTGAGGATTTCCCTGCTGTAGGAGATTGGGTCTGTTTGAAGCCTAGATATGCAGAAGAAAAGGGCACAATTATGGCCGTATTGCCACGAAAAAGTAAATTCTCAAGAAAATCTGCAGGTGACACAGCAGAAGAGCAGATAGTTGCTACAAATGTGGATACGGTATTTTTAGTTAATTCATTAAATGAAAATCTAAATCTAAGAAGAATCGAACGGTATTTATTGTTATCGTGGGAAAGTGGAGCAACACCGGTAATTGTTTTAAGCAAAGCTGATCTTTGTTCAGACATCCATGGGAAACTTAATGAAGTGGAAGCTATTGCGTTGGGCGCTGTACCTGTTATTCCAATCAGCTCAGAAACGAGTCTTGGACTTGCTAGCTTAGAGCCCTACCTGAAACCAGGAAAAACAATTGCCCTGCTTGGGTCATCAGGAGTAGGGAAATCGACGTTAACTAACAGGTTACTAGGGAAAGAAAAGCAACTGGTACAGGAAATAAGGCTGGGTGATGATAAAGGAAGACATACGACAACCCATAGAGAGATGATCCTTTTACCGAATGGCTGTGTACTCATCGATACTCCTGGCATGAGAGAATTACAGCTCTGGGAAAGTTCAGAGGGCTTATCTGAAACCTTTTCGGAAATTGAGAAATTGGCTGGACAATGCCGCTTCCGTGATTGTCAACATAAGGATGAACCAGGCTGTGCTGTAGTAAGGGCTATAGAAGATGGGGACGTTTCGATTGAAAGGTTAACTAGCTATAATAAGCTGCAAAAAGAACTGGCTTATATTGAGAGAAGAACGGATAAACGAGCTCAGGCAGAAGTACGAAAACAATGGAAAAACATTAATAAACAAATCAAGCAACGAAAGAGCAGATAG
- the msrA gene encoding peptide-methionine (S)-S-oxide reductase MsrA encodes MENKYELATFAGGCFWCMVKPFDEQPGIKSAISGYTGGSVENPTYQQVCTDTTGHYEAVQITFDPEVFPYEKLLELFWQQIDPTDPGGQFYDRGQSYQTAIFYHNEMQKKLAEESKKALQESGRFSKPIVTPLLPAKTFYPAEEYHQQYYKKNRAHYESYQIGSGRAGFIQKHWGDESDK; translated from the coding sequence ATGGAAAACAAATATGAACTTGCCACATTTGCCGGTGGCTGTTTTTGGTGTATGGTAAAACCCTTTGATGAACAGCCTGGAATTAAAAGTGCTATTTCCGGATATACGGGAGGTTCTGTAGAAAATCCTACTTATCAGCAAGTATGCACGGATACAACAGGTCATTATGAAGCTGTACAAATAACATTTGATCCCGAGGTTTTTCCATATGAAAAATTACTCGAATTATTTTGGCAGCAAATTGATCCAACAGACCCTGGTGGTCAATTTTATGACCGCGGACAATCGTATCAAACGGCGATTTTTTACCATAACGAAATGCAAAAAAAACTGGCTGAAGAATCCAAGAAAGCCTTGCAGGAAAGTGGTAGGTTTAGTAAACCAATTGTTACTCCACTATTGCCTGCCAAGACCTTTTATCCGGCTGAAGAATACCATCAGCAGTATTATAAGAAAAATCGCGCTCATTATGAGTCCTATCAAATAGGCTCGGGTAGGGCGGGTTTTATCCAAAAGCATTGGGGAGATGAAAGTGATAAATAA
- the msrB gene encoding peptide-methionine (R)-S-oxide reductase MsrB: MKVINKDKLKQELTPIQYEVTQNNGTEPPFRNEYWNEARDGIYVDLVSGKPLFSSLDKFDAGCGWPSFTKPIQEEEVVEKSDLSHFMVRTEVRSKTADSHLGHVFDDGPHPTGLRYCINSAALRFIPKEKLEEEGYGEFVKLFEEK, encoded by the coding sequence ATGAAAGTGATAAATAAGGATAAGCTAAAACAGGAATTAACTCCAATTCAATATGAAGTAACACAAAATAATGGGACAGAGCCTCCCTTCAGAAATGAGTATTGGAATGAAGCTAGAGACGGAATTTATGTGGACCTAGTTTCTGGTAAGCCTTTATTTAGCTCATTAGATAAGTTTGATGCAGGATGTGGCTGGCCAAGTTTTACGAAGCCAATCCAAGAGGAAGAAGTCGTAGAGAAATCTGATCTCAGCCATTTTATGGTTCGGACGGAAGTCAGAAGTAAAACTGCTGACTCCCATTTAGGCCATGTGTTTGATGACGGACCCCATCCAACAGGCTTACGGTACTGTATAAACTCGGCCGCTTTAAGGTTTATACCAAAGGAAAAACTTGAAGAGGAAGGGTACGGGGAATTCGTAAAACTATTTGAAGAAAAATAA